Below is a genomic region from Deinococcus koreensis.
GGGTGAGCGCGCAGCCCCTGCATGGCGTGCCCGTGACCATCAGCGTGGGGCTGGCCCTGTGCGAGTCTCCCGTGCACCCCCTCCCGGTGCTGGAGGCGGCCGACGCGGCGATGTACCGGGCCAAGGCGCAGGGCCGCAACTGCGTGCAGCTCACCGTGATGCTCCGGCCCTCCCCGGACGGTACGCCGGCCCAGCCGGAGGGCCGCTGGCGTCCGGAGGGCGCCGGCTCCCCGCTCAACTGACCGCCGCCCCAGGAACCGGCGCGCCTGCGGGCTTTGGCTGGCCTTCATCTGCGGCCGCGCGCTCGCGTGCCAGGGCGCTGTGACGGTGTGGTCAGGACAGCCGTGATTGCATGGGCGGCGAGCATGGAGCGACGTCAGAATGAACGCTTACTGGCGCTGGCCCGCCCGATGGATCTGGAAAGCCGCCTGTCGTACTACCGGATGATCCTGCCGGGCGCGGCGGCGGCGGTGGCCCTGCCCCTGGGACTCGACCGGATCGAGCCCTACCTGATCGCCTTCGACCGGACGCTGCTGCCGCTGATGGTCGCCATCTTCCTGAGCCTGCTGCTGCTGACCTGGACGCGCCTGAAGGTCGAGTGGCTGGAATGGCTGATCCTGGGCGCCATGGCGGGCTTCGTGCTGGGCCGGCTGCTCTACCTGCTTGCCGCGCCCGGCGTGGCCTCGCCGGCGGCCGCGCTCGGAGCCACGCTGCCCTGGGTGATCATCACCATGCTGCTGAACGCCGGGCTGCTCTCGCCGCGCCGCGGCGTGCAGGCCAACGTGGCGCTGCTGGGGGTACTGGCCACGGGACTGACATTGTGGTGGCCCGGCGACCGGCCTTCGCCCGAGCGCCAGCACCTGATCAGCGCCCTGAGCCAGCTGCTGCTGGCCGCCGGGTCGGTGCTGATGGCGCAGGTGGTGATCTCGCAGCGCAGCGCCGCCTTCAGCCGCCGGGCCCGCCGGGCACTGCGGGAGGCGAACCTGGACGCGCTGACCGGCCTGCCCAACCGCCGCGCCCTGGATGGGCAGCTCGAGCGCCTCTCCAGGGAGGCGGGCGGCCTGCTGGCAGTGGCCCTGATCGACGTGGATCACTTCAAGGCGATCAACGACCGCTACGGTCACGCCCGTGGCGACGAGGTGCTGCGGGCCGTGGGGGCCGGGCTACGCGGCTGCATGGCCCCCGGACAGATCCTGGGCCGCTACGGGGGTGAGGAATTCCTGTGCATGTCGGAGGTGCCGGACGTCGAGGCGGCCCGCCGGTGGTTCGAGCTGGTGCGGCGCCGCGTGCCCCAGATCACGGTGGATGGCCTGGACGGTCTGAAGGTGACGGTCAGTGTCGGGCTGGTCGTGAGTCCCCTGCCGCGCCTGCCGGCCGAGGTGCTGGAGGCCGCCGACGCCGCCCTCTACCGCGCCAAGGCCGCCGGGCGTGACAACGTGCAACTCGACCTGCTGGGCCTGGACGATACCCCGCCCGCGGCGGCCCCGGAGTGGCGTCTGCCCACGCCTGTCCAGAGCTGAGCCGGCCGTTCCCGGCGCTCCACCCGGCCCGTGGCCCCCGGCACGCTACCCTGCGTCCCATGACCGCGACCCCCATGACCGCAACCCTCGTGATCGTCCCCGGCCTGGGTGACAGCGGCCCGGATCACTGGCAGTCCCTGTGGGAGCGTAAATTCGGCGCAGCGCGGGTGCGGCAGGACGACCCCAATGCCCCCACCCCGCAGGCCTGGGCAGAGCGGCTGCAGGAGGTCATCGAGGCCACGCCCGGCGAGCTGCTGCTGATCGGCCACTCGACCGGCGTGCTGACCATCGTCCACTGGGCGGCCCGCAGCGGGGGGCACGGGCGGGTGAAGGGCGCGCTGCTGGTCGGCCCCACGGACGCCGAGGACGCGGGCGTGCAGTCGGCGCACCCGGCCCTCGCGGCGATGGCCCCGTTGCCCACGGCGCCCCTGCCCTTCCCGGCCCTGGTGGTCGCCAGCGAGAGCGACCCCTACGTGAGCTTCGGGCGGGCGCAGGCGTTTGCGGAGTCCTGGGAGGCCGAATTCGTGTCAGCGGGTGACCTGGGCCACATCAATGTCGCCAGCGGGCACGGCGACTGGCCCGACGGCGAGGTGCTGCTCAGCGAGGCCATGTACGCCTGGGCGCCTCCGGAGATCGACCGCTTCTGATACGGAACGCGGTTGAATCGCTCGGATTCAACCCGACCGAAAGGAGAAGCGAAAAGGACGCGTTGTGCGATTTGGAGGAACCTCCGGCGCTCTCCCGGATGTTTCGGAAATAAGCGCAACGCGTATGCCCCCGCTCTGACCCCAGCCCGCCAAGAAGTAGGGCCACCTCCGGATGGGGTGGCCCTGCGCGACTGGGGTTTAGACAGCTTCAGTTGGCGCTGATTCAGTTCGCGCTGACACTCTCCGTGCCCGCAGACACGGGCGTGGCCCCGGCGTACTTGTCCAGCAGCGCCTCGAAGGCCCGCTTGGGCTGCGCGCCCACCACGCCCTCGACCGGCTGACCGTCCTTGAAGAGGATCAGGGTGGGGATGCTCATCACGCGGAACTGGCCCTGCGTGACGGGGTTGTCGTCGACATTCAGCTTGCCGATCTTGACCCGGCCCTCGTACTGGCCGGCGAGTTCCTCGATCACGGGCGCGATGATCCGGCAGGGCCCGCACCAGGGGGCCCAGAAGTCGACCAGGGTCAGACCTTCAGAGGTTTCCTGTCCAAAATTGCTGTCGGTGAGTTCCACAGGCTTCATGTCCAGAACTATACGCCGCCTATGCCCCCTGGGGATATGCCCGGGATGGGCAGGGCCTAAGAGGCCGTTCATCCCGCCTGGACAGGTGGGGGCATACGGCCCTGGGGTATCCTCGGGCATGACGACCGCGCTGATGCTGGACGCCGCCTGGCAGGAGGGGGTGGCCCACTTCAACGCCGGGCGCTGGTGGGAAGCCCACGAGTCCTGGGAGGACCCGTGGATGCGGGCGCGGGGCGAGGCCCGGGGGGACGAGCGCGCCTTCCTGCAGGCCCTGATCCTGCTGGCGGCCGCGCTGCACAAACGCTGGCACCACGGCAGCCTGAGCCACCGCAACCTGTTCAAGGCCGACGCGTATCTTGCCCGGTTGCCGGGGGTATACGGGGGCCTCGACCTCGGAGGGCTGCGCGCTCAGGTCTGGGCGGCCCTGAACGAGCCCGGGCTGAGCCCGCAGATCGTGGTGGCCGTGCCCGGAGAGCACGCGCCCGCTGAGTCCACGCTTGCAGAGTGACGGTCTGCGCTGCAGGGGCCGGCTGACCGGGCACGTCGCCCCGCTCCACACCGGTCGGGGGGCGACTTCCGAATGGTCGTCCCGGCCGTCCGCTATCCTTCAGACCAGAGTTCAACCCTTTGAAAAAGGATTGCCTGATGGAGGACCTGGTGGAACGGATTGCCCTGTTTATTGATGGAGCGAATGTATACGCGGCGGCCAAACGGCTGGGGTGGAATTTCGACCACCGCAAGATTCTGGAGTATTTCTCGGCGGGCGGCGCCCTGTACAACGCCTTCTACTACACGGCGGTGCCCATTCCCATCGACGACAAGCAGAAGCGCTTCACGGACGCCCTGACCTACATGGGCTACACGGTCCGCACGCGGCCGCTGCGCGAGACCACCGACGACGCCGGCGAGACCTCGCGCCGGGCCAACCTGGACATCGAGATCGTGACCGATCTGCTGACCACCACGGAGCGCTACGACACGGCCGTCCTGCTCACCGGCGACGGCGATTTCGAGCGGCCCGTGGAGGTGCTGCGTGCCCGGGGCAAGCGGGTCGTGGTGGCGAGCATCGCCGAGATGACCAGCTACGAACTGCGCAACGCCGCCGACGTGTACATCGACTTCAAGGACATCCGCGAGCAGGTGGAGCGCCCCGGCTACCGCCTGCCCAGCGAGCAGCGCGGCCCGGAGGCCCGCAGCGGCGAGTCGCGCGGCACCGAGAGCCGCCCGTACTACGTGTCGGCCGCCCTCACGGACACCGATGAGCGCTGAGCCCGATCCGACGAGTCCGGCCCTGACCGACGCCGCTTCGGGGCACCCGGCGTCGGTCGCTGGAGGTACGGTGGTCTCCAGAGGCGGCGTCCTGCCCGTGGCCCTGGACGCTGCCGGCGGGGATCACGGAGCGCCGCCGAACGTGGAGGGCGCCGTGCTGGCGGCGCGCGCGGGCGTGTCGGTGCTGCTGGTGGGCGACCGGGTCAAGCTGCACGCCGAGCTGGGCCGGCACGCGGGCAGCGCCAGCCTGCCGCTGGAGGTGGTGGACGCCCCCGACGTGATCGGCATGGACGAGCACGCCACCGACGTGCGCCGCCGCCCCGGAGCCAGCATCAACGTCTGCACGCGGCTGGTCAAGGAAGGCCGCGCCGCCGCCGCCGTCAGCATGGGCCACAGCGGCGCCACGATGGCCTCGGCGCTGCTGACCCTGGGCCGCATCCGCGGGGTCGAGCGGCCGGCGATCCTGACCCACCTGCCGGCCCGGGGGGGATTTACGACCATGCTGGACGTGGGCGCGAACGCCGATGTGCGCGCCGTATATCTGGCCCAGTGGGCGCAGCTCGCCAGCGTGTACCTGCGGGTGCTGGAGGGCCGCGAGTCGCCCAGCGTGGGCCTGCTGAGCATCGGTGAGGAGGAGCACAAGGGCAGCGCGCTGGTGCTGGAGACCCACGCCCTGCTGCGCGAGCTGCACGGCCACGGCATCAATTTTCACGGCAACGTGGAGGGCCGCGACATCTTCCTGGGCACCACCGACATCGTGGTCACCGACGGCTTCACCGGCAACGTGTGCCTGAAGCTGGCCGAGGGCGAGGCCAAGGTGCTCTTCGGCTGGGTGCGCGACGCCCTGCAGAGCAGCCTGAAGAGCAGGCTGGGCGGCCTGATGGTGCGCGGCGCCCTGCGGGGCCTGGCCGAGCGCATGGATCCGAGCACCTACGGCGCCAGCATCCTGATCGGGGTGCGCGGTCTGGCGTTCATCGGGCACGGCAGCGCCGACGCGCGGGCCGTGAAGAACGCCCTGCTGCGCGCGGCCCGCGCCCACGAGGCGGGGCTGATCGGCCGCCTGGAAACGGCCTTTCAGGAGGCCAGCGCGGCGGCGGCCGGCAACTGAGGCGGGCAGCTCGCCTCTGAAGCGGACGCCTGTGGAGGTCGCCGGAGCCTCGGGGCGACCGGCGCTGCCCGGGCGCGTGCGGGGAGCCGACAGAAGCGGGCCACGGCGGGAGCCCAGTGCGTGAGGCCGTCATCCGGCTGGCCGCCGTTCTACCGCCCCTCCACATCGGCCCCGTGGCGCACCGATACGGGGCTGGAGGTTCCAGTTCCCGGTTCGCCGACTGGAATGCTGCCCCCTGATCTTCCCAGACCCGGGGGCGGTGTGGGATGCTCGGGGGATGTGGCCTGAACTCCTGATCCAGCTCCAGAAACCGCAGGTCTGGCTGGGCCTTGCCCTGACCCTGCTGATCGCCTACGCCCTGTACCGCTTCGGGCGGGCGCTGCTCGGCACCCTCGAACGCGCGGTCGGGGGCCGGCCGATGAGCGCCCTGAAATGGCTGTGGCTGCTGATCGTGGCGGGCGGCTGGCTGGCGGTGGCCACCCACGTGGCGTACCTGCCGGGGGTGCCGGTGCTGTTCGAGCTGGGTCAGGACATCATGAGCGGCTTCCGCAACCGGGCGGGGCAGTTCCTGGTGATCATCGCGCTGGCCCTGATCGCCTGGAACCTGATCGGCTCGGCCACCGGGCGGATCGTGGCCGACGAGGAGTTCAACCGCCGCAGCGTGCGCGTCCAGACCCTCAAGGGCGTGGTGGAGAGCACCCTCAAGGTGCTGATCGTGGTCATCAGCCTGATCACGGGGCTGCAGGTGCTGGGGGTGAACGCGGCCGGGCTGCTGGCCGGCGTCTCGGTGATCGGCCTGGCGGTGGGTTTCGGCGCGCAGAGCCTGATCAAGGACGTGTTCACCGGCTTTTTCATCCTGCTCGAAGACCAGTACGGGGTGGGCGACGTGATCACCGTGAACACCGGGCAGCTTTCGGGCGGCGTGGAGCGGCTCAACCTGCGCGTGACCGCGCTGCGGGCGCTGGACGGCACCGTGCACATCATTCCCAACGGGCAGATCAACACGGTCAGCGTGAGCAGCAAGGACTGGTCGCGCGTGGTGGCCGAGGTGGACGTGACCTACACGGCCAACATCAACGACGCCCTGCGCGTGCTGGAGAAGGTCAGCGAGGAGATCTACGCCGATCCCGAATGGCGGCACTTCTTCCTGGAGGCGCCCGAGATGCAGGGCGTGACCCAGCTCGCCCCGGACGGCGTGACGCTGCGCGCCCTGTTCAAGGTGCAGCCCAAGAGCCAGTACGCCATCGGGCGGGAGTTCAACCGCCGCATCAAGATCGCCATGGATCAGTCGGGGATCGAGATTCCCTTTCCGCAGCGCAGCCTGAACTTTGGCACGGCGCCCATCGAGATCAAGCTCACGCGCGAAGACCTGCGCGGCGATCCCCGGGACTCGCAGGATCGCCTGCATTCACCCCAGAAGCCCAGCATGACCCGCGAGCCGGAAGAGGGCGAACTGAGCTGACCCCCGAACGGATCTGCGCCCCGCTCCTCAGGTGGCAGTGTGCGCGACCCTCAGGCGGGCAGGGGAGGGGGCGGGTTGCCGGCGGGCGAGGGGGACGCCGGGGGCAGCACCACCGGCTCCAGCGTGCCGCCGGCCAGCAGGGTGCTGAATTCCTCCCCGATCAGGGTCTCGCGCTGCATCAGGATGGTCACGATCTCGTGGACGCGGTGCAGATGTTCGCGCACCAGCGACAGGGCGCGCTCGTAGGCGGCCTCGATCAGCGAGCGCACCTCCTCGTCGATCTGCTGCGCGGTCGCCTCGCTCATGGCCGAGAGCTGGGAGCCGCCCCCCAGGTAGGTGCCCTGATCGGACGCCAGCGCCACCTTGCCGATGCGCCCGCTCATGCCCCATTCGGTGACCATCCGCCGGGCGATGGTGGTCGCCTGCTGGAAATCGTTCTGCGCCCCGGTGGTGACCTCGCCGTACACCACTTCCTCGGCGGCGCGGCCCGAGAGCGCCACGCAGATCATGTCCTCCAGCGCCCCGCGCGTGACGTGCAGGCGGTCGTCGGCGTCGGGCATCATGTAGCCCGCCGCGCGGCCCCGGGGCACCACGGTCAGCTTCGCCACCCGGTTGGCGTGCGGGAGCAGCTGAGCGGCGAGGGCATGACCGACCTCGTGGTAGGCGGTGACCTTGCGGTCGGCCTCCCGCACCACCAGCGAGCGGCGTTCCGGCCCCATCAGCACCCGGTCACGCGCCTCGTCCACGTCCCGCCCCGTGATCCGGTGCCGCCCCTCTCTCGCCGCCAGGAGTGCCGCCTCGTTCAGCAGGTTCTCCAGATCCGCCCCCACCATCCCCGCCGTCCTCCTGGCCACCACCCCCAAGTCCACCGAGACGTCCAGCGGCTTCTTGCGCGCGTGGATGCGCAGGATCATCTCGCGTCCCCGCACGTCCGGCGCGTCCACCACCACCTGCCGGTCAAATCTCCCCGGCCTCAGCAACGCGGCGTCCAGCACGTCCGGGCGGTTGGTGGCCGCCAGGATGATGACCTCCTGGCCCGAGGAGAAGCCGTCCATCTCGACGAGCAGCTGGTTGAGGGTCTGTTCGCGCTCGTCGTTGCCGCCCTGCAGCGAGATGCCGCGTTTTCTCCCCACGGCGTCGATCTCGTCGATGAAGACGATGCAGGGCGCAGACTTGCGGGCCTGGTCGAACAGGTCGCGGACGCGGGCGGCGCCCACCCCCACGAACATCTCGACGAAGTCGGAGCCACTGATGGAGTAGTAGGGGACTTTGGCCTCGCCGGCGACGGCCTTGGCGAGCAGGGTCTTGCCGGAGCCGGGGGGGCCGACGAGGAGGACGCCGTGGGGGATGCGGGCGCCGAGGGAGTGGTATTTCTCGGGCGAGCGCAGGAAGTCGACGACTTCCTGCAGGTCGGCCTTGGCCTCGTCGCAGCCGGCGACGTCCTGGAAGGAGAGCTTGATCTGCCCCTCCGCGATCACCGCCGCCTTCGACTTCCCGAACGTGCTGGCGCTGCTGCTGCCCGAACTGCCGCGCATGCTGCGCCACAGCACCAGCAGGATCAGTCCGGTGAGCACCAGCGGCAGCACCTGGCCCAGCCAGCCGAAGGCCGAGCCGCCGGGCACGACGTTCAGGAGCACGCCGGCCGCCCGGATGCGGTCGAGGGTGGCGCCGTCGGCGGGCACCACCAGCGTGTGTCTGGAGCGGCCGTCCAGTGAGCGGGAGAGGTTCACGGTCGCGTTGCCCAGACTGTCCAGGGTCACGCTGGCGACCCGCTTGTTCGCCAGATCATCGAAAAAGCGGTTGGTGGTGTACTCCCCGGAGACCGGTCTGGACGGCGGGGCCGCGCCCTGGCTCAGCCCCTGGCCCCCGGCGGGGGCGGCCCCCTGACCGAGAGCGGCCGGGCCGGCCAGCAGCACGAGGCCGGTCAGCAGCGCCAGGGGCGTGGGCAGAGGGCGCAGCGGGCGGGACATGAGCCATGCTACGCCAGCGCCCGAACCCCGACCGTAATGCCGCTCGGGGAGTCCTGCCCGGAGGCACGCGGCGTGGCCCGGAGGGCTGTGCGTCCCGCTCGAGGCCCTGCCGATCTGTGGGCTCGATCTGTGGGCCCGGGCCGACCCGTCCACCCCACCCGTCCCGCCCCACTCCCTGATGCCGGGCTCCAGAAGGCTAAACCGCTCCCCCGACCCCGGCTCAGGTTTCCGTCAGGCCCGGCCCGTATGCTGCCCGAATGCGTAACGCACCCCTGTCCGTCCTGGCGCTCGGCACGCTGGCCCTGAGCCTCAGCGCCTGCACCGTGTCCGTCCGCCCGAACCTGAGCCTGCAGGTTCAGGGAGGCAACCTGATCACCAACCTGCGCCCGGATCGGGGCGAGGGCGGCACCTACGCCGTGGGCGAGTCCGTGCGCCTGAGCGTCAGCACGCGCAGCGCCGGCTACCTGACCCTGGTGGCCCTGCAGAGCAACGGCTACGCCAGCGTCCTGGCCCGCAACGTGTACGTGAATGCCGGCGCCACCACCTTCCCGCGCGCCCAGGACGGCCAGGTCTACACCGTGGCCCCGCCCCGCGGCATCCAGCGCGTCCGGGCGATCTTCACCCGCGTGCGCCCCACCACCGATCTGGTGGTCAGCGGCGTGTTCGACGGCACCCGCTGGAACACCGTGACCACCGCCTACGTCAGCCCCTACCCGCAGGCCGACCGCGACGTGCAGGAGACCTTCTTCTACATCCGCTGAGGGGTGCAGGACAGACCACCCCACCCGACCAGCCGCCCCCTTCGCGGCTGGTTTTTCTTCTACCCTCGGAACATGACCCCACCTTCCGAGCAAGTCCTGACCTTTCAGCAGGCCAGCGCCCGTGTCGACGCCTACATCTCCCAGTTCAGGGAGGGGTACTTCCCGCCCCTCCTGATGCTGGCCCGCCTGACCGAGGAGGTGGGCGAGGTGGCCCGCGTGGTGGCCCATATGAACGGCAAGACGCCCAAGCCCGGCGAGGACGTGGGCGACCTGGAGCTGGAGCTGGCCGACCTGCTGTTCGTGATGGTGTGCATGGCGAACGAACGCGGCCTGAGCCTGGAACGCGGCTTCGAGCGCATGATGGAAAAGGTCGAGACCCGCGACGCGGAGCGCTGGACGCGCAAGGAGGCGGGGAGCGGGACGCCGGGCGGCGGGGCGGAGCGGGAATGAGCGTCCGCCGGCCGCGCCGTGCCCTACCATCGGGGCAAGCGGCCCAGTCCCCGGGCCTCAGACCGCCCTCCCCAGTCCCTCATCTCCAGGAGCTGCCCAGTGAGCGACCCCCGCTATCCGATCGGCCCGATGCCCATTCACCTGAGCCTGAGCCCCGAGGAACGCCAGGAGGCGCTGGGGGCCCTGCGTGCCCTGCCGGCCGAGTTGCGCGCCGCCGTGCATGGCCTGGACGACCGGCAACTGGATACCCCCTACCGTGAGGGCGGCTGGACGCTGCGGCAGGTCGTCCACCACGTCGCGGACAGCCACATGAACGCCTACGTGCGGGTCAAGCTCGCCCTGACCGAAGAGAACCCGACCATCAAGCCCTACGACGAAGGGCGGTGGGCCGCGCTGCCGGACTCGCTGCTGGCCCCCGGAGTCAGCCTGGAGCTGCTGGAGGCCCTGCACGCCCGCCTGCTGGCCGTGCTGGAGGGCGTCCAGGACTGGGGCCGCCTCTGGACTCACCCGGCGCAGGGCCGCACGACCACGCTCGACACGCTGCTCGGCATGTACGCTTGGCACGGTCGGCATCATGTGGCGCACATCACGGGGCTGCGCGGACGTCAGGGCTGGTAGGCACGTGCAGCACGACGAGAGGACGCATGTTCCGGTGGCTCTGCAGGCGGCGGGCGTGGTCATCCTGAACGAAGCGGGCGAGATCCTGCTGGTGCGCGAACTGGGCACGCCGGGCCAGATGGGGAAGGCCGGGTTGTGGCACATCCCCAGCGGCAGCGTGGATGAGGGCGAGAATCCGCAGGACACCGCCCTGCGCGAGGCCTACGAGGAGACCGGGCTGCGGGTGCAGCTGGTGAAGTTCCTGGGCACCTACCTGGGCCGCTTCCCGGACGGCGCATTCATCCTGCGCCATATCTGGCGGGCCGAGCCGCTGCCCGGCCAGACCCTGCAGCCGACCTTCACCCACGAGGTCGCTGAGGCCCGCTATGTCAGCCGCGAGGAATTCGCGCACCTGTACGACGCCGGCCTGATCCGCATGTACCAGACCGCCCTGTTCTACGAGGACGCCCTGCGCGAGAGCGGCACAGCAAAACGCCCCCCGACCGTGGGGAGCGTTTGTTCCTCATAGCCCAGAGCTCAGACCTCGAAGCCCAGCGCCCAGCGCCCGGCCTTACTCGTACCCGAGTTCCCGCAGCGCCTCGGTGTCTTCGCGCCAGCCGGGGATCACGATGACCTCCAGGCCCAGGTAGACCTTGCGGCTCAGGAAGACCTCCAGCTGCTTGCGCGCGGCCTGGCCGATCTCCTTGAGCTGCTTGCCGCCGGCGCCGATGACCATGCCCTTGTGGGCGCTTTTCTCCACCACGATCTCGCCCTCGATGCGCTGCAGGCCGTCCTCGCGCTCCGTCCAGCGGTTCACGCGGGTCGCCACGGCGTAGGGCAGCTCGTCGCGCAGCTTCTTCATGGCTTCCTCGCGGATGATCTCGGCGGCCCACATCTCGCGGGTCTGGTCGGAAGCGCCGCCGCGCGGGTAGAAGAAGGGGCCTTCGGGCAGGATGTCGAGCACCTGCTGACGCAGCAGCG
It encodes:
- a CDS encoding GGDEF domain-containing protein, coding for MERRQNERLLALARPMDLESRLSYYRMILPGAAAAVALPLGLDRIEPYLIAFDRTLLPLMVAIFLSLLLLTWTRLKVEWLEWLILGAMAGFVLGRLLYLLAAPGVASPAAALGATLPWVIITMLLNAGLLSPRRGVQANVALLGVLATGLTLWWPGDRPSPERQHLISALSQLLLAAGSVLMAQVVISQRSAAFSRRARRALREANLDALTGLPNRRALDGQLERLSREAGGLLAVALIDVDHFKAINDRYGHARGDEVLRAVGAGLRGCMAPGQILGRYGGEEFLCMSEVPDVEAARRWFELVRRRVPQITVDGLDGLKVTVSVGLVVSPLPRLPAEVLEAADAALYRAKAAGRDNVQLDLLGLDDTPPAAAPEWRLPTPVQS
- a CDS encoding RBBP9/YdeN family alpha/beta hydrolase, encoding MTATLVIVPGLGDSGPDHWQSLWERKFGAARVRQDDPNAPTPQAWAERLQEVIEATPGELLLIGHSTGVLTIVHWAARSGGHGRVKGALLVGPTDAEDAGVQSAHPALAAMAPLPTAPLPFPALVVASESDPYVSFGRAQAFAESWEAEFVSAGDLGHINVASGHGDWPDGEVLLSEAMYAWAPPEIDRF
- the trxA gene encoding thioredoxin, with product MKPVELTDSNFGQETSEGLTLVDFWAPWCGPCRIIAPVIEELAGQYEGRVKIGKLNVDDNPVTQGQFRVMSIPTLILFKDGQPVEGVVGAQPKRAFEALLDKYAGATPVSAGTESVSAN
- a CDS encoding DUF309 domain-containing protein, whose amino-acid sequence is MTTALMLDAAWQEGVAHFNAGRWWEAHESWEDPWMRARGEARGDERAFLQALILLAAALHKRWHHGSLSHRNLFKADAYLARLPGVYGGLDLGGLRAQVWAALNEPGLSPQIVVAVPGEHAPAESTLAE
- a CDS encoding NYN domain-containing protein, which codes for MERIALFIDGANVYAAAKRLGWNFDHRKILEYFSAGGALYNAFYYTAVPIPIDDKQKRFTDALTYMGYTVRTRPLRETTDDAGETSRRANLDIEIVTDLLTTTERYDTAVLLTGDGDFERPVEVLRARGKRVVVASIAEMTSYELRNAADVYIDFKDIREQVERPGYRLPSEQRGPEARSGESRGTESRPYYVSAALTDTDER
- the plsX gene encoding phosphate acyltransferase PlsX — its product is MSAEPDPTSPALTDAASGHPASVAGGTVVSRGGVLPVALDAAGGDHGAPPNVEGAVLAARAGVSVLLVGDRVKLHAELGRHAGSASLPLEVVDAPDVIGMDEHATDVRRRPGASINVCTRLVKEGRAAAAVSMGHSGATMASALLTLGRIRGVERPAILTHLPARGGFTTMLDVGANADVRAVYLAQWAQLASVYLRVLEGRESPSVGLLSIGEEEHKGSALVLETHALLRELHGHGINFHGNVEGRDIFLGTTDIVVTDGFTGNVCLKLAEGEAKVLFGWVRDALQSSLKSRLGGLMVRGALRGLAERMDPSTYGASILIGVRGLAFIGHGSADARAVKNALLRAARAHEAGLIGRLETAFQEASAAAAGN
- a CDS encoding mechanosensitive ion channel family protein → MWPELLIQLQKPQVWLGLALTLLIAYALYRFGRALLGTLERAVGGRPMSALKWLWLLIVAGGWLAVATHVAYLPGVPVLFELGQDIMSGFRNRAGQFLVIIALALIAWNLIGSATGRIVADEEFNRRSVRVQTLKGVVESTLKVLIVVISLITGLQVLGVNAAGLLAGVSVIGLAVGFGAQSLIKDVFTGFFILLEDQYGVGDVITVNTGQLSGGVERLNLRVTALRALDGTVHIIPNGQINTVSVSSKDWSRVVAEVDVTYTANINDALRVLEKVSEEIYADPEWRHFFLEAPEMQGVTQLAPDGVTLRALFKVQPKSQYAIGREFNRRIKIAMDQSGIEIPFPQRSLNFGTAPIEIKLTREDLRGDPRDSQDRLHSPQKPSMTREPEEGELS
- the ftsH gene encoding ATP-dependent zinc metalloprotease FtsH, with product MSRPLRPLPTPLALLTGLVLLAGPAALGQGAAPAGGQGLSQGAAPPSRPVSGEYTTNRFFDDLANKRVASVTLDSLGNATVNLSRSLDGRSRHTLVVPADGATLDRIRAAGVLLNVVPGGSAFGWLGQVLPLVLTGLILLVLWRSMRGSSGSSSASTFGKSKAAVIAEGQIKLSFQDVAGCDEAKADLQEVVDFLRSPEKYHSLGARIPHGVLLVGPPGSGKTLLAKAVAGEAKVPYYSISGSDFVEMFVGVGAARVRDLFDQARKSAPCIVFIDEIDAVGRKRGISLQGGNDEREQTLNQLLVEMDGFSSGQEVIILAATNRPDVLDAALLRPGRFDRQVVVDAPDVRGREMILRIHARKKPLDVSVDLGVVARRTAGMVGADLENLLNEAALLAAREGRHRITGRDVDEARDRVLMGPERRSLVVREADRKVTAYHEVGHALAAQLLPHANRVAKLTVVPRGRAAGYMMPDADDRLHVTRGALEDMICVALSGRAAEEVVYGEVTTGAQNDFQQATTIARRMVTEWGMSGRIGKVALASDQGTYLGGGSQLSAMSEATAQQIDEEVRSLIEAAYERALSLVREHLHRVHEIVTILMQRETLIGEEFSTLLAGGTLEPVVLPPASPSPAGNPPPPLPA
- a CDS encoding DUF4384 domain-containing protein, which gives rise to MRNAPLSVLALGTLALSLSACTVSVRPNLSLQVQGGNLITNLRPDRGEGGTYAVGESVRLSVSTRSAGYLTLVALQSNGYASVLARNVYVNAGATTFPRAQDGQVYTVAPPRGIQRVRAIFTRVRPTTDLVVSGVFDGTRWNTVTTAYVSPYPQADRDVQETFFYIR
- a CDS encoding nucleotide pyrophosphohydrolase is translated as MTPPSEQVLTFQQASARVDAYISQFREGYFPPLLMLARLTEEVGEVARVVAHMNGKTPKPGEDVGDLELELADLLFVMVCMANERGLSLERGFERMMEKVETRDAERWTRKEAGSGTPGGGAERE
- a CDS encoding YfiT family bacillithiol transferase, with translation MSDPRYPIGPMPIHLSLSPEERQEALGALRALPAELRAAVHGLDDRQLDTPYREGGWTLRQVVHHVADSHMNAYVRVKLALTEENPTIKPYDEGRWAALPDSLLAPGVSLELLEALHARLLAVLEGVQDWGRLWTHPAQGRTTTLDTLLGMYAWHGRHHVAHITGLRGRQGW
- a CDS encoding Nudix hydrolase, whose protein sequence is MQHDERTHVPVALQAAGVVILNEAGEILLVRELGTPGQMGKAGLWHIPSGSVDEGENPQDTALREAYEETGLRVQLVKFLGTYLGRFPDGAFILRHIWRAEPLPGQTLQPTFTHEVAEARYVSREEFAHLYDAGLIRMYQTALFYEDALRESGTAKRPPTVGSVCSS